One segment of Anatilimnocola aggregata DNA contains the following:
- the mgsA gene encoding methylglyoxal synthase has protein sequence MIALIAHDQQKPLLLQFVREHRELFAAHDLVATGSTGRLLADELELDIERVAHGPAGGDLIIGGRVAEGKILAVFFFRDPLTAQPHEPDVSALMRVCDVHSIPLATNSATALAVVEWLKLNAAGRSQQAE, from the coding sequence ATGATCGCCCTCATTGCTCACGACCAGCAAAAACCCCTGCTGCTGCAGTTTGTGCGAGAGCATCGCGAACTATTCGCAGCGCACGACCTCGTCGCCACGGGGAGCACCGGCCGACTGCTGGCCGACGAATTGGAACTCGACATCGAACGGGTCGCTCACGGCCCTGCTGGGGGCGACTTGATCATCGGCGGCCGCGTGGCAGAAGGAAAAATCCTCGCTGTCTTCTTCTTTCGCGATCCCCTCACTGCCCAGCCCCACGAGCCGGATGTCTCTGCACTCATGCGCGTCTGCGACGTCCACAGCATCCCGCTCGCCACCAACAGTGCCACCGCGCTCGCCGTGGTCGAATGGCTGAAGCTGAATGCAGCAGGAAGAAGTCAGCAGGCAGAATGA